The Halomonas sp. KG2 genome segment AACGCTGCTTTAATCATCCTCTATCCCATGTAGAGTCTGGAGCTAAATAATGGCAACAAAGCATGCAGTGATCCTATTAACAACGCTGCCTTTAAGTGCGCTGGCAACTGCCGATACCCCCCCCTTAAACGTGGTGGCAACGATTGGTATGATCGCCGATGTGGCGCAGGAAGTAGGCGGCGAATGCGTTAATGTGGAAGCCATGATGGGCCCAGGCGTAGACCCTCATTTGTATCAGGCAAGCGCTAGCGATGTGGCAACGCTGCGAAACGCAGAACAGATTTTCTACTCGGGCTATTCGCTGGAAGGTCAGCTAGGCGACGTACTGGAAAGGTTCTCCGAGCGCACACCTACGCTTGCCGTCGCCCCTGCCTCGATTGACCCTGCATCATTGATTACCTCACAGGATGTGTACGGCATTGATCCTCATCTGTGGATGGACGTTTCTTTATGGGCACAAACACTGCCCACGCTCAATGCCGCGCTGAGTGAAGCACGCCCCGACTGCGCCGCGACGTTTGATGCCAATACCGAGCGCTATCAGACTCAACTGCTTGCCCTACACGAATGGGTGACAGACAGTATCGCCAGCATTCCCGATGAGCAACGCATTCTGGTCACCGCTCACGATGCCTTTGGTTACTTTGGCCGCGCCTACGATATCGACGTGGAAGGCATACAGGGCATTAGCACAGAAACGGAAACGGGTATTGCTGATATTCGCAACATGACAGATATTGTGGTGGATCGCGCGGTTCCGGCCCTTTTCATCGAGAGCACTATTAATCCGCGCACGGTTCAAGCCGTTATTGATGCCGCCCAACAGCGGGGCCAGGTTGTCGAAATTGGCGGTGAACTCTACTCCGATGCCATGGGCGACCCAGACACGGTCGATGGCACTTATATGGGCATGATCTACCGCAACACCCAGCATATCGTCGAAGCGCTTGGCGGTACCCTGGCACCGCTTCCCGAAGCAATGAACGATTGGGCTACCGAGTGGAAGCTCGCTCACTAATCATTCAATAAGGCACTGCAACAATGGCGACACCCGCAACAACCGACACGGCGCTCAGCATTCAGAACCTGACCGTCAGCTATCATAATCAGCCCGTTCTCTGGGATATTAACCTAGAGATTCCTACCGGCGTGATGGCAGGCATTGTCGGCCCTAACGGGGCGGGTAAGAGCACGCTGATCAAGAGCCTGCTGGAGCTTGTACCATCACTTTCTGGCGAGGTCATGGTGCATGGCCGCCCCTACGCCTCACAGCGCAGGCGCGTTGGCTATGTGCCGCAGCGCTCCAGCGTCGACTGGGACTTCCCGACCACCGCGCTGGATGTGGTCACCATGGGGCTTTACGGTCGCCTGGGCTGGCTCCGGCGCCCAGGGCGTAAAGAGCGTAACGAGTCACTGGAAGCCCTGGAGATGGTGGGAATGAGCGCCTACGCCGACCGCCAGATCAGTCAGCTTTCCGGCGGCCAACAGCAGCGAGTGTTTCTGGCCCGCGCACTGGTGCAACAGGCCGATGTGTACTTTCTCGATGAGCCCATGGCCGGGGTTGATGCCACCACCGAGCGAGCCATCATCGACATTCTGCGCCGTTTGCGTGATGCGGGTAAAACGCTGATTGTTGTCCACCATGACCTGCAAACCGTACGTAATTACTTCGACTGGCTGTTGCTGCTTAACGTCCGTGTGATTGCCAGCGGCAAGGCTGACGACGTGTTTAATATTGATTATCTACGTCAGGCGTATGGTGGCCAGATTGCCCTGCTGAACGATAGCGACGCCCTGATGTTCACTGCTTCGAAGGTAAAATAACCCATGCAGTGGCTTGATCTTCTTTCTGACTACACCTTTCAAAACGTGGTGATTGGTGCCTCGCTACTGGGTCTGATCAGCGGCCCACTGGGCTGCTTTGCGGTGTTACGCCGCCAGAGCTTGCTCGGTGACGCCATCTCCCACGCGGCGCTGCCCGGCGTGTGTTTAAGCTTTATCATCACCGGCAGTCGGGATATGGGCGGCGTTATCATTGGCTCACTGGCCACTGGCTCGTTAGCCGCGCTGACGATGCTGCTGCTGACCCGCAAAAGCCGCTTGAAAACCGATGCCGCTCTCGGCATTTGCCTAAGCATTTTCTTTGCCATTGGCATCGTGCTGCTGACCTATATCCAGGGTACCAATAACGCCTCCCAAGGGGGGCTAGAAGCCTTTCTGTTCGGCCAGGCCGCTGCTACGCTACGCTCGGATCTGTGGGTAATGGGCAGCATCACCCTCTTCACACTCACGCTGCTCGCCATCTTCTGGAAACAAGCCAAGCTGGTCACTTTTGATGGGCAGTACGCCCGCTCGCTCGGCATGCCCGTCAACGCCATCGAAGCCGCGCTTACCGCTATGGTGGCGCTCGCCGTGGTGGTCGGCTTGCAAATGGTTGGCGTGATATTAATGGCCGCCATGATCGTGGCGCCAGCCGCTGCGGCCCGGCAGTGGAGCCGTCATCTGGGGGGGATGCTGGTTATTGCCGCTGGCATCGGTATTGTCAGTGGGGTCTCGGGGGCAACCATTAGTACCCTATCCCGTGGTCTGGCGACCGGCCCGCTGGTGATTCTCACCGCAACGGCTATTGTCATCATCTCGCTGGCGCTTGCTCCCGGCCGAGGCCTGCTGTGGGGCTTCATCAAGCATTACCGCCAAAAAGAAGCGCTGCAGAAGCAGCAGTTACTCTACACGCTTTACAAGCATCCCAGCGCCTCCCGACACTACCGCGCAACATTTGGCGCGCGCATGGTGCTGAGTAAACTTAAGCGCCAAGGCTACCTTATACGCTCCTCTGACGGCGGCGCCGGATGGGCGCTAACATCGCGGGGAGAAAAGGCAGCCAAACAGGTGGTCGCCACCTTCGAAGAGGTCGTGACATGATTGCTG includes the following:
- a CDS encoding ABC transporter ATP-binding protein codes for the protein MATPATTDTALSIQNLTVSYHNQPVLWDINLEIPTGVMAGIVGPNGAGKSTLIKSLLELVPSLSGEVMVHGRPYASQRRRVGYVPQRSSVDWDFPTTALDVVTMGLYGRLGWLRRPGRKERNESLEALEMVGMSAYADRQISQLSGGQQQRVFLARALVQQADVYFLDEPMAGVDATTERAIIDILRRLRDAGKTLIVVHHDLQTVRNYFDWLLLLNVRVIASGKADDVFNIDYLRQAYGGQIALLNDSDALMFTASKVK
- a CDS encoding metal ABC transporter permease, whose translation is MQWLDLLSDYTFQNVVIGASLLGLISGPLGCFAVLRRQSLLGDAISHAALPGVCLSFIITGSRDMGGVIIGSLATGSLAALTMLLLTRKSRLKTDAALGICLSIFFAIGIVLLTYIQGTNNASQGGLEAFLFGQAAATLRSDLWVMGSITLFTLTLLAIFWKQAKLVTFDGQYARSLGMPVNAIEAALTAMVALAVVVGLQMVGVILMAAMIVAPAAAARQWSRHLGGMLVIAAGIGIVSGVSGATISTLSRGLATGPLVILTATAIVIISLALAPGRGLLWGFIKHYRQKEALQKQQLLYTLYKHPSASRHYRATFGARMVLSKLKRQGYLIRSSDGGAGWALTSRGEKAAKQVVATFEEVVT
- a CDS encoding zinc ABC transporter substrate-binding protein, translated to MATKHAVILLTTLPLSALATADTPPLNVVATIGMIADVAQEVGGECVNVEAMMGPGVDPHLYQASASDVATLRNAEQIFYSGYSLEGQLGDVLERFSERTPTLAVAPASIDPASLITSQDVYGIDPHLWMDVSLWAQTLPTLNAALSEARPDCAATFDANTERYQTQLLALHEWVTDSIASIPDEQRILVTAHDAFGYFGRAYDIDVEGIQGISTETETGIADIRNMTDIVVDRAVPALFIESTINPRTVQAVIDAAQQRGQVVEIGGELYSDAMGDPDTVDGTYMGMIYRNTQHIVEALGGTLAPLPEAMNDWATEWKLAH